The following is a genomic window from Dama dama isolate Ldn47 chromosome 4, ASM3311817v1, whole genome shotgun sequence.
TCGACGGGTAAGCAGCCACTCGGGACGGGTCTGGGGTCTGGGCTGGGGGAGCTGTGATCAAGGCTCTTGTGACCTGAGACAGGCACTGCCCTGTCTCCCTGAGACTCGGTCTCTCCAACTGAAACAAGGCCTTTGCTCTTTGCTGGACTCTTTGTGGGATCTCAGGGCCACAAAGACTTCAGCAGAGGAGGGTCTGTGGGAACAAAGCAGGAAGGGGGTGAGTGGCTAGGCCACCGCACCTCAGCAGCTCCCGGGGTACCTGAGCCCAACCTGAACTTCCTGATCCCAGCTCGGGAAGGGGGTGCTAGGGGCCCTGCCTCACAGGAAGGGCAGGGAGGGTAGCATTGGGGAGACCGTGCCGGCCCTCTTGACCCCTCTTCTTGAGACCCTCTTGTCAAACCCACCTGCCCCATCCACCTGGCGTGACCCCATCAAGTCCCAGCTTGACCTCATGGAGGCATGTCACCCTTCATTGCCCCAGACAAGCTCCTGGGCACCCACTCCCACGGGTACCATTCCAGCCAAGACCCTAGAGATACCCTGTCACTCCCTGATGTTACAGCTAACCTGGGCCCGCCTGTCCCCTTCAGttaccctcccccaccaccccaccccctgcttgGGGTCAGGCCTGCACCTCTGACCGTCCCCTCCTCCCACAGGCTCGAGGTCAGGTCTCACACTGCAGCCAGGGGGAGACTTGGAGACCCAAGTCCCACCCCTGTCCTTCATGCTCACCCCCTGCCGTGACTCCCACTGAGCTtggaacaataaaaacaaacaaacaaaagtcctcACAGCGGCCCCTGGGGCCCCTCGATGCTACAGGCAGGCCTGGCCGGGCCCCCTCCCCTGATCCTGGCCACAGTTCCCCGAGTACTTCCAGAGCCCTGGGAAGGACACCACCTGCACACACACTCCCGCCCCGCCTgctctcctgccctcagcctgcCATGGTGCCCAGCACACTGGCTGCACGCAGCCCAGAGGAACAGTATCTGGTGTGCGCTGGCTCTTGGGTACCGGGAAGGTTAGGAGAACACTACATGCTGCTGGGTTTTGTTGGACAAAAGCTCTACAGGAAAAGCAGCGAAAGTGAGTGTCTTGTCACATAAGACCTGCCGGGAGCTGCAGGGTAGCCCTAGAGACGGAAGTGGCCATCAAGGGTCAGTGTGCACCctaccttccctccctcccacagcCCTCCCCCGACCACTCCTTCCCGTGTTTCCTGGACCTCCTGTTCCCCCTGCTTGCCACTCGCCTGCCCCACAGGTATAGAGAGCTTTCTGCAGAGGCCGCTGCCCTTGGCTCCCACCCGGGAGGCCCTGCTGTCTCACAGGTCCCAGTTCAGGGACTGGGCATCCCAGGCCAGCAAGCATAGGAAGATGATGCCACAGAATGAACCAGGGAAGCTGTTCCTTCATTCTGGAGGACTCAGGGCAGCCGGACACAGGGAGAGGGGGTCTTTGTCTAGGTAATGGAGCTGTCCAGAGGTCCATGCTGGAGGTAAGATGGCTCACAGAGCCCAGACAGCCAGGAGTACTCAGGACGCTGGGATCTGGGATTATCCAAAgtcttagaaaactaaaactagGTTGACAAAAGCAAAAGCAGTGTAGGTAAGAGACACAAAGAAGTAGCTTTAACCACAGAGAAGTGCAGAGGAGGCCCTGGCACAGCATTCCACAATAGTGCAGCCAGCATTCCCACAGTTACCTCATGATTTAACACAGCTGCACCAGCTCCAGACATCACATCCGTATGCCAGAGCTGGTCTAAGTGTGCATTTGGTTGTCCTTTCTAGCACTCTCCAGCACTAGgaaccctctcctcccttctttgaGTAGAATGGAAAGGTCCTCTATCATGTCTGAGGATGCTACCCAGGCCACAAAGATAATGAGAGATGCTCCACTAGGCTCCAAAAGGTGGTACTGCCCACAGAGCGGAGGCCTACAAAGGGAGGAGAGgctgaggggaggaaggagggacaaAGTGGAGGCAGCTGGAGGGTGGGGCTGGACTTCCTAGACCAGCAAAGGAGTAAAGTCCTGCCCGGTGACGCTGCCCCAGGGACAGCACCCCCCAGTCCTGCAATGAGGTGAGGACCTCGCCTCACTGGAGTTCATTCACCTCTCAGTCAGCAAAGGCCATGCCCAGCGGTCAAATCTCAGAATTTGCAGAAAACACAGCTGGGGTGGGAGCCCCGCCTAGGGCACCTGGGGCAGCTTCCACAATCTAGAGCCCCAGGGTGGGGCCCAGGGAGCCCTCACTTCCCACCAGCAGGAAGAGCCCACCCTAGGGGGCTGGACAACCTGGGCCACCACCGTGTTACCAGACAGTGATTGATCTGAACTAGGCAGACCCaagagatgaagaaacagacatgagGAGGGAGCCGgagctggggatgggggagggtccTGGGGACAGCGGGCCTGGCTGCGGGGCTGCAGAGgaggcctggatgggagggctcCCAGTGGGAGTAAGGCCCTCTCCAGGTGTCCCCGTTGTCACCAGACCAGGGATGCAGACGGGAGGCTTCCTGCACGGCTCCCTGAACGTCCCATGCGTGTGTATACACAGGCTGATAAAAGCTAGACAGAGGGTCCAGGCTGGGCCTGAGACTCTGCTTCTCTCATCAGGTCCCAAGGGCCGAGGCCACTTCCAGCATCTGGAGCTTGTGGCTCCCAGCGGCCTCTCCCCTGGGGGCTGCTCCTGCTCCCCCTCTGTCAGTTGCTGGGTCCAGGGAGAAGGTGCTCCAGCCCCACCGGTGCCCACTCCCCAGCGGCTGATAGCCCTCCGCGCCCCCTGCGCCTCCTCCTCCGGGTCCCTCCTGTCCGCCCTTCCCATCTCCCCGTCTGCCCCAACCCCACCTCCAATGCACTCTTCGCCTCCTGGCTCCCAGGAAGACTTCAGAGGGCCTGTCTTTTAGAAGCATAGAGGATCCTCTTGGAAATGGTGCAAGACTGTGCCCAGGCATAGAGGGTCTGCGGGGCGAGCGGAGGTGCGGAGGGGGCCCCAAATTCTGCACTGGCGCGCTGCTCCGTTGGCCACCCTCCCCCAGGGAAGGCCACGCCCCTCACTTCCCCCGGTCCCTGCAAGGGGAGATTACAGCTTCTCTTTTGGCCACGCCCCAAggcggggtcttagttccccactgagggatggaacccgcacccGTGCATTGGTAGCgcggagtcgtaaccactggactgccagggagtcctAGAATTTCGTCTTTAATCTGTGAATCTCGCCGAGGCCCTACACCCAGTAAGCCCATGGCAACCAGTCTTATCCATGGAGATTGTTTTAACCGcccggccccccaccccccaccccccctatTTTGAAGCCAAGCCAGTGTgcgcccctccctcttccccagtgCAAGGCTCGGGGAGAGAAGACCTGACGGCTTAGGGCTCAGTTCGCTGacctggcctgggggtggggccagCTGAGAAGCTCACCTGTGCTCAGGTGTGTTCAGGTAACAGCAATCACCCTGGGACCCTCCTAGTCCTCAGCCGCTAAAAGAGGAGCCAGAGAAGGGTCAGCCTGCCTGGGAGGAAGCTGTCCTGAAACCCCATACTGACCCCTCTTGGCCCCTCCAGGCACAATGACCTGCCCTGGCAGCTGCTGAACAAGTTCAACAATCAGCTTCAGGACCCGAGGGCCAACCTGACCAGCCTGAACGGCACGCACACCAACATCCCCAAGCTGAAGGCTGGCTTTGTGGGGGCCCAGGTAGGGTCCGGCTCTGAGCCCGCCCACGCGCGGAGCCCACCCGCTCCTCCCTTGGCGCCTGTCACTCGTGGCCGCGTACCTCCCTGGGCCCTTCGCGGGGGCTCCGATAGCCACCCAGGCTGTGGGGAGGACTTCTGGGGCGCGAGGGGAGCCCCAGGCCTGTATGCCTGAGCAGGGGCAGGGCCTGGTTTCCGACCACTcggctcccagcccctccccaccgtGGCCCCCAGTTCTGGTCTGCGTACACGCCCTGCGACACCCAGAACAAGGATTCGGTGAAGCGGACGCTGGAGCAGATTGACGTCATCCAGCGCATGTGCCAGCTCTACCCGGAGACCTTCTTGTGTGTCACGGACAGCGCAGGTGGGTGCCAGCGCCCCCGGGGGCCAGGTGGGGGGCCGTCCTGAGCAGAGCCGCTGGGCTGTCCGTTCACGGTGCAGCCCCACTCCCCAGGCATCCGGCAGGCCTTTCAGGAGGGGAAGGTGGCCAGTCTGGTTGGCGTGGAGGGCGGCCACTCCATCGACAGCAGCCTGGGTGTCCTGCGGGCGCTCTACCACCTGGGCATGCGCTACCTGACTCTCACCCACAGCTGCAACACGCCCTGGTGAGCAGCCCCGGGTCGGGTCTCggggcagggaccctggggtACCTGCTGTTCTCCGAAGAGGCCCCAGGTGGGTGGGTCACGCTTCCCCTCCGGCTCCCACTCTCTGCTCTCCCAGGGCCGACAACTGGCTGGTGGACACAGGAGAGGACGAAGCCCAGAGTcaaggcctctcatcctttgggCAGGTGAGTGGAGGACGGGGCGATGATGAGCCCCAGAAGGTCATGTGAACACAAGTGGGCGCAGTGCAGCCTGCTTGGTCCCAGGGTGTCGTCCATGACCCTCTGGGCTGGACAGGTCCCCTGATCCCGTCCCCCCTCAGAGCGTCGTGAAGGAGATGAACCGGCTGGGCGTCATCATCGACTTGGCCCACGTATCCGTGGCCACCATGGAGGCCGCTCTGCAGCTGTCCAAGGCCCCGGTCGTCTTCAGCCACTCCTCGGCCTACAGCGTGTGCCACCACCATCGCAACGTGCCGGACCACGTGCTGCAGCTGGTGGTGAGGGTGGGGCTGCTGCCTCTGCCCTGGGCTGGCCCTTGCAGCCTggctgccctgcccccagctccaCCCTCTCTCTCCCTTGCAGAAGCAGACGGGCAGCCTGGTGATGGTGAACTTCTACAATGACTACGTTTCCTGCAAAGCGGAGGCCAACTTGTCCCAAGTGGCAGGTAGGTGGGCTTGTATGGCTGCAGTGCGGGAGTGGGGGGGGATGTCCCTCTTGCGAGGCCTCATGTGCTGCCTCCATGCAGACCACCTGGACTACATCAAGAAGGTTGCAGGAGCTGGAGCCGTGGGCTTTGGTGGGGACTACGATGGCGTGTCCAGGTAAGGCAAGACACTGCCCATATGTTGTGGGGAGCGGAGGAAGGGAGCTCTGAGGGCACCAGGGCTTGGGGTGGGGCCCCCAGGGTGCAGACTCTGGCTCTCTGCCCACATCTCAGGCTCCCCTCCGGGCTGGAGGATGTGTCCAAGTATCCAGACCTGGTCGCTGAGCTGCTCAGGAGACAGTGGACGGAGGCGGAGGTCAGGGGTGCCCTGGCTGAAAACCTGCTGAGGGTCTTCGAGGCTGTGGAGCAGGTGAGGAGGGACTGCCATGCTCCCGCCGCGCCCCCcgaccttctcctgccctcagacagGCAGCTGACCCGTGTCTGTCCCCAGGTTAGTGATCACAAGCAGGCTCCTGGAGAGGAGCCCATCCCACTGGGCCAGCTGGAGGCTTCCTGCAGGACCAAGTACGGCTACTCAGCGGCTCCCATCCTCCACCTccagccaggggccctgctggcctcCCTTGTGACCCTCCTCCTCAGCCTGTATCTTCTCTGACACTCTGGGGGCTGGAATGGCTGTGATTCCCTGCCCAATCCTGGGCGGGCTGCAGGGCTCCTGGGCAGTAGAATAAACAGGCACAGCTGGACCCTCAATAAAGGCACCAAGCCTTCAACTCTCATGTCATCGGCAACCGTAGCCCTGGAGGGGCCTTTGGCTGGACACCTGGACACACGAGTGCCTGAGTCCTGAAGGTCAGGGCCAGCAGGGTCAGGCTCTGAGAAACCCTGTGTGGATATTGCTGGAGGCTCATAAATCCAGGCTTCAGTTGCCACCTCCTCACATGCACTTGTAcataggcacacacacaaacacacatacatgcatgctcGTGTGTGCacacctgcaccccacaccctcacATCCTCactcatgcatgcacatatatactCCCAATGGACTCACACTTATGTGCCCGCCCCTTGGGCCAGTCTCTCTTGGTATAAAGGTCTGGAGCAGGGAGGCTCCCAGCCCCGCAGGGCCTCCACATATGGTGAACACAGATCCTACAGCGCAGGGCTTCCCACCCGGGCTCAGCACCTCCCCAGCCCGGTCATTTGGTGGATGTGTCTTGAGATTAATAACTTAGTGGCTGACAGACTCCAGACAAGACCCCCAACATGTCCCTGCTTTTCCAGGCCAGAGGCCCCGAGAACACTGCTACCAACCCATGCCTGCCAGCCAGCTGGCACCCTCTCAGGGAGGTCTAGAGTCACAAGCTGGGACACTGTGGGTATTTGCTGACACTTGGGATCAGTTTAATGTTAAAGGAGGAAAAACTCAAGTCGAAGGTTTTTGTCCTGAGTTGGCTAATTATTCCCACCTCCCCCAGCTGCTGCCACTGATTTACCTAGCCTggctggaggaggcaggaggggacctTGGTGGGCTGCAGGTGGGCAGGCCTAAATTTGCTAATGGGGAGGGATTTTCCCATAAGAAATGCTTTAAATCCATCTGAAATCACCTTCATCACACTGGAACCACACCCCGAGGCAATAGATCAAGTGCTGTCCCCAGAATCTGGTTATAGAAATCCCTCTGCTCGCGCCTCATTCACCCTTGGAGTTGCAGGCCCACAGCCTTTCCTGGGGCTCCTGGTAATAGGCTCCATGGAGGCAGGTACCATGACTGAGCCGGCAGCGTGGAGTCCATTCTGGAGCCCCTAGAGGGCTGTCTCCCTGGGCAGAGCCCATATCAGCCATTCTGCAACTAATCTCCAGTGGCCTCAGCCTGAAGAACGGCTTGAAGAGAGGCTTGGGTTCCCAGTCAGAGGTTGGGCTGGGTTGTGGAGATGAGAGCACCAGATTCTAGCtgctagaccagtggtcagtgacagaGGGCCCTGACCCTTCAGCTTCACAGGgaagaatttccacaaagacagaaaatagtgaaacaagtaaagtatttattaagaggaaaaataGTACAGTTTGTGTGGATAAGCACAAAAGCGGACTCAGGGAGAGGGGGAGTCCCTGAGTTACATCCTCCTGGCAGTTAGATTTACTTTTATGGGGCACTTCTCGGTTTCCTTTGGTCAGTCATTCTGATTTTCCTAGTTCACGGTCCATGTTTGGTATATCTCAGAATCCTCCCATCAGTGCGTGCCTCTCATAGCCAAAATGGATCCTACCGAAAAGGCTTCTGGGTAGACCATCCTTTGACATGACTCCTCTTTGGCTTCTAAGGAGGTTTTTCTGTATATGTGTGGTCTGGGTGGTTTGAGTAGGGCCCAGCCTCTTCCCTTAATTGCCCTGCTATTCTTGTCTTGGAGTTTCCCTCAAGAGAGAATGAATCTCCAATTGTTTTACcctgcttgggggtgggggtggggtgtgtgtgtgtgtgtgtgtgtgtgtgtgtgtgtgtgtgtgtgtgcgcgcgcgtgcgcgcgcgcgcccgTCTGCCTCCTGCTTCACAACCAGTCAACATGGAGTCTCAGGCCAGGTTCAAACCAAGATGTGCTTGGAGCAGGGACAAGGGGTAGCCCAGAGCCACAGGCTGTCACTCTGGCGGGCGGGTGGTTACAAAGGGCAGGGACCTAACTGCGGTTCTGGCTCTAGAACCCTGTTAGGGGTTCACATGCCCAAACCGATCAAGCTCAGACAGACTGTGAAgcaccgccccgccccgccccagaaCCCGAACCATCGAATCTAACAGACTGCCCAGAGGGCTTGACTGAGAGCAGGGCCTTCTGACAATGCACGAGGGGCCCCAACAGAGTCCCTGCACAAACTCTGTCCACTGGTGGGCAAGAGCGTCTCACAGGGGTGCAGCCAGCTGGGCAGACTAGTTTCTGGAGCACACAGGGGCTGCCCAGAGGTAGCTTCGGGGTACACAGGAGGCTGCCCGGATGGGGTTCCAGTGAGTACAGAGGGGCACACGGACAGTATCTGGAGCACACAGCGGCAGGGTGCACCACTCGGGATCTGGGGCACACATGCTGTTGTGCCTCCCGTTTTCAGGGGCACACAAGGCTGTGCATGGAAGTAGCTTCTGGTCCTCACACGGGGGTGCCTGGAGGCAGTTTCTGGAGCACCGAGGGGTTGTTAAAGGAAGGTATTTTTTGATTCGTACAGAGTCATGCCTGGAGGTCATTTCTGGTGTACAAGGGGGTACAGGAGCATAGTATCTAGTTCGCGTCGGGGTGGGGAGGCGAGCGGGGTGGTGCCCGGAAGTCCTCTCCGGTGCACACAGGAACTGCCCTGACGTAGTTTCAGGCACACCTGTTGCTGCCCGCATGTGGTTTCCCTTAGTACAGAAGGGCTCAGGGGTACAGAGtttctggaactcagagggcGTCTGTACACCAATCTGGTTCTGACGCACACACAGGGGCATACTGTAGTGCTTCATCGTGTCCACTGGAGGGCACACCAACATGCTTTCTGGTACAAACCTGGGGTCCTACAGATGTAGTTCCCACGTGCACAGTGCCGTCCACAGATGTGGTTTCGGGTGTACACAGGAGCTGCCCGGAAGTACTTTCTGATACACATAGGAAGTGCCCGGACACAGTTTCTGGAGCACACAGAAGGATCTGATTCCCGCACAAATATAGTGGAATGTTGTCGTGTTGAACATGTCCACAAGAGGGCGCACCAACATGCTTTCGGTACACACGCGGGTGCCCACAGACATAGGTTGTGCGTCCACCGTGGGGGCGAACGGATGTGGTTTATGGTGCACATAAGGGGTTGCCCAGACGTTTAGATGCACACAGGAAGTGCCCGGAGGTTATTTATCATACACAGGAAGTGATCGGACGTATACCTCAGCATAGCTTGTAGCATGCTGTCGTGCCTAACGTGTCCACAGGAGGGCGCACTGACATGCTTTTGATGGACATATGGGTGCCCAAAGACCGGGTTTCTGTGCCCGCAGTGGGAGCGAACTGATGCGGTTTCTGGTGTACATAAGCGGTGCCGCACGTTGTTTCTGATGCACATAGAGCGATGCAACAGTAGGATTCCAATGCCATGTTGTGCCTAAAATGTCCCCAGGAGGGCGCCCAAGACCTGGTTTCTGAGTGAACACTGGGGGTGAATGGATGGGCTTTCAGGTGCAGATAAAAGGGTGCCGGAAATGATACGCACAGGAAGTACCGAGATTATATGATACACACAGTAAATGCCCGGAGATTATTTACGATGGACACAGGAAGTGACCGGACGTTGTTTTTGGAGCACACAGGAAGTGCCTGGATGTATTTTTGTACATATATAGCGGCACTCTCCAGggagggcaatggcaccccactccagtactcttgcctggaaaaaccaatggacggaggagtctggtaggctgcagtccatcgggtcgctatgagttggacacgactgagcgacttcactttaacttttcactttcctgcgttggagaaggaaatggcaacccacgccagtgttcttgcctggctgatcccagggacgggggagcctgatgggctgccgtctgtggggtcacacagagtcggacaggactgaagcgacttagcagcggcactCTGTTGTGCCTAACGTGTACACAGGAGGGCGAAGGAACACGCTTTTGGCACACGCATGGGTCCCCATAGACCTGGTTTCTGTGCCCACAGTGGGGGAGAACGGATGTGGTTTCTGTTCCACATAAGGGAGTGTTCGCACGTTGCTGCTAATGCACAGAGGAAGTGCCCGGTGTTGTTTCTGATGCACCCGAAGTGAGGCAGCAATCTGATTGCCtagtatatatacagtggaatgttGTCATGCCTAACGTGTTCACAGGAGGGTGCACCAACATAATCTTGGTTCACAAGTGGGTGTCCACATCTGGTTTCTGGGTCCAGAGTATGGTGTCAACGGAtgtggtttcaggtgaacataaGGGGGTGCCGGGACCATTATTTTTGATTCGCACAGGGAGTGCCCGGGCAGTTGTTTCTGATACACACAGGAAGTGCCCTGACTTCCTGCATTCCTGTCTATACATATAATGGCGTGCAGTTGAGCCTAACATGTCCATTGGAGGGCGCGCTAACATGCTGTTGGTGAGCACCTGCGTGCCCACAGACATGCTGTCTGTGCCTACAGTGGAGGCGAACGGATGTTTCTGGTGCACATAAGGACCGGGGCGCCCAGACGTAGAGTCTGAGTCACATAGGAAATGCCCGGATGTAGTTTCTGgagcacacagttcagttcagtcgctcagtcgtgtccaactcttcgtgaccccatggactgcaagacgtcaggcttccctgtccatcaccaattcctggagcctactcatATTCAtatccattgcgtcagtgatgccatccgaccatcttatcctgttgtccccttctcctcccgtcttcaatctttcccagcatcagggtcttttcaaatgagtcagttcttcgcatcaggtggccatactattggagtttcagcttcagcatcagtccttccaatgattattcaggaccgatttcctttgggattaactggttggatctccttgcagtccaagggactctcaagagttttctccaacgccacagttcaaaagcatcaatttttcggcgctcagctttctttatactccaactctcacatccatacatgactactggaaaaaccatagct
Proteins encoded in this region:
- the DPEP1 gene encoding dipeptidase 1; amino-acid sequence: MWASWWLWPLVAVCTADQFRDNAVRLMQSTPVIDGHNDLPWQLLNKFNNQLQDPRANLTSLNGTHTNIPKLKAGFVGAQFWSAYTPCDTQNKDSVKRTLEQIDVIQRMCQLYPETFLCVTDSAGIRQAFQEGKVASLVGVEGGHSIDSSLGVLRALYHLGMRYLTLTHSCNTPWADNWLVDTGEDEAQSQGLSSFGQSVVKEMNRLGVIIDLAHVSVATMEAALQLSKAPVVFSHSSAYSVCHHHRNVPDHVLQLVKQTGSLVMVNFYNDYVSCKAEANLSQVADHLDYIKKVAGAGAVGFGGDYDGVSRLPSGLEDVSKYPDLVAELLRRQWTEAEVRGALAENLLRVFEAVEQVSDHKQAPGEEPIPLGQLEASCRTKYGYSAAPILHLQPGALLASLVTLLLSLYLL